From the genome of Parazoarcus communis, one region includes:
- the purT gene encoding formate-dependent phosphoribosylglycinamide formyltransferase, whose amino-acid sequence MVSIGTPLSPTATRVLLCGSGELGKEVAIELQRFGCEVIAVDRYANAPAMQVAHRSHVISMLDGAALRAVIEQEKPHYIVPEIEAIATATLVELEAEGYTVIPTARAAQLTMNREGIRRLAAETLGLPTSPYRFADSFEDYAAAVEALGFPCVVKPIMSSSGKGQSLLRCADDVQKAWDYAQEGGRAGKGRVIVEGFIDFDYEITLLTVRHAGGTTFCAPVGHRQEKGDYQESWQPQPMTAEAIAASERIALAVTEALGGRGLFGVELFIKGNEVWFSEVSPRPHDTGLVTLISQDLSEFALHARAILGLPIPAIRQHGPAASAVILVEGDSTQPVFGNLDAALSEPDTALRLFGKPEIKGQRRMGVALALDDSIEDARAKALRAASAVSTQR is encoded by the coding sequence ATGGTCAGTATCGGCACGCCACTCTCCCCCACCGCCACCCGCGTGCTGCTGTGCGGCTCGGGTGAACTCGGCAAGGAAGTTGCCATCGAACTGCAGCGCTTCGGCTGCGAGGTGATCGCGGTCGACCGCTACGCCAACGCACCCGCGATGCAGGTCGCGCATCGCAGCCACGTCATCAGCATGCTCGACGGCGCTGCGCTGCGTGCCGTCATCGAACAGGAGAAGCCGCACTACATCGTGCCGGAGATCGAGGCCATCGCCACTGCGACCCTCGTCGAGCTCGAGGCCGAAGGCTACACGGTGATCCCCACCGCGCGCGCGGCCCAGCTGACGATGAATCGCGAGGGCATCCGCCGCCTCGCCGCAGAGACGCTCGGTCTGCCCACCTCGCCCTACCGCTTCGCAGACAGTTTCGAAGACTATGCGGCGGCGGTTGAAGCGCTCGGCTTCCCCTGCGTGGTCAAACCGATCATGAGCTCCTCGGGCAAGGGCCAGAGCCTGCTGCGTTGCGCAGACGATGTTCAGAAGGCCTGGGATTACGCCCAGGAAGGCGGCCGCGCCGGCAAGGGCCGGGTGATCGTCGAAGGCTTCATCGATTTCGACTACGAGATCACCCTGCTCACCGTGCGCCACGCCGGCGGCACCACCTTCTGCGCCCCGGTCGGTCATCGTCAGGAGAAAGGCGACTATCAGGAATCGTGGCAGCCGCAGCCGATGACAGCCGAAGCGATTGCCGCCTCCGAGCGCATCGCACTGGCCGTCACCGAGGCATTGGGCGGGCGCGGCCTGTTCGGGGTGGAGCTGTTCATCAAGGGGAATGAGGTGTGGTTCAGCGAAGTCTCACCACGCCCGCACGACACCGGTCTCGTCACCCTGATCTCACAGGACCTGTCGGAGTTTGCGCTGCATGCGCGTGCAATTCTCGGCCTCCCGATCCCGGCCATTCGCCAGCACGGCCCGGCAGCGTCCGCAGTGATCCTGGTCGAAGGCGATTCGACCCAGCCGGTGTTCGGCAATCTCGACGCTGCCCTGAGCGAGCCCGATACCGCCCTGCGGCTGTTCGGCAAACCCGAGATCAAGGGCCAGCGCCGCATGGGTGTCGCGCTCGCACTCGACGACAGTATCGAGGACGCGCGCGCCAAGGCCTTGAGGGCTGCGAGCGCAGTCAGCACCCAGCGCTGA
- the ettA gene encoding energy-dependent translational throttle protein EttA, whose amino-acid sequence MAQYVMSMLRVSKTVPPKRQIIKDISLSFFPGAKIGLLGLNGSGKSTVLRIMAGVDKEYEGEVQHLAGQRIGYLAQEPELDPAKTVKEEVESGLGEIVEARQKLEEIYAAYAEPDADFDKLAEDQAKYENILSSAGADIETQMEIAADALRLPPWDAVVGNLSGGEKRRVALCKLLLSRPDMLLLDEPTNHLDAESVEWLEQFLTRFPGTVVAVTHDRYFLDNAAEWILELDRGHGIPWKGNYSSWLEQKGERLAQESKQEAAHQKAMKTELEWARSNPKARQAKSKARLARYEEMTTVEYQKRNETHEIFIPPGERLGDKVIEFNDVSKAFGDKLLMDKVSFSVPPGAIVGVIGPNGAGKSTLFKMIQGKDTPDSGEVVIGSTVKIAAVDQSREGLANDKTVFEAISDGADILTVGRFEMPSRAYIGRFNFKGGDQQKIVGNLSGGERGRLHLAKTLIAGGNVLLLDEPSNDLDVETLRALEDALLEFAGCAMIISHDRWFLDRICTHILAAEGDSQWTFFAGNYQEYEEDKRKRLGEEGAKPKRIRYKPISR is encoded by the coding sequence ATGGCCCAATACGTAATGTCGATGCTGCGCGTGAGCAAGACCGTTCCGCCCAAGCGTCAGATCATCAAGGATATTTCCCTCTCCTTCTTCCCCGGCGCCAAGATTGGCCTGCTCGGCCTCAACGGCTCGGGCAAGTCCACCGTGCTGCGCATCATGGCCGGCGTCGACAAGGAATACGAAGGCGAAGTCCAGCATCTCGCCGGTCAGCGCATCGGCTACCTTGCACAGGAACCCGAGCTCGACCCCGCCAAGACGGTGAAGGAAGAGGTCGAGTCCGGCCTCGGCGAGATCGTCGAAGCACGCCAGAAGCTGGAAGAAATCTACGCCGCCTATGCCGAACCCGACGCCGATTTCGACAAGCTTGCCGAAGATCAGGCGAAGTACGAAAACATCCTGTCCTCCGCCGGCGCCGACATCGAGACACAGATGGAGATCGCCGCCGACGCGCTGCGCCTGCCGCCCTGGGATGCCGTTGTCGGCAACCTGTCCGGTGGTGAGAAGCGCCGCGTCGCGCTGTGCAAGCTGCTGCTGTCGCGCCCAGACATGCTCCTCCTCGACGAACCGACCAACCACCTCGACGCCGAATCGGTCGAGTGGCTGGAGCAGTTCCTCACCCGCTTCCCCGGCACCGTGGTCGCAGTGACCCACGACCGTTACTTCCTCGACAACGCCGCCGAGTGGATTCTCGAACTCGACCGCGGACACGGCATCCCGTGGAAGGGCAACTACTCGTCCTGGCTGGAGCAGAAGGGCGAGCGCCTGGCGCAGGAGAGCAAGCAGGAAGCCGCCCACCAGAAGGCGATGAAGACCGAACTGGAGTGGGCACGCTCCAACCCGAAGGCACGTCAGGCCAAATCCAAGGCCCGTCTGGCGCGCTACGAGGAAATGACCACGGTCGAGTACCAGAAGCGCAACGAGACCCACGAGATCTTCATTCCGCCCGGCGAGCGTCTCGGCGACAAGGTCATCGAATTCAACGACGTCTCCAAGGCCTTCGGCGACAAGCTGCTGATGGACAAGGTCAGTTTCAGCGTACCGCCCGGCGCCATCGTCGGCGTGATCGGTCCCAACGGCGCCGGCAAGTCGACCCTGTTCAAGATGATTCAGGGCAAGGACACGCCCGACAGTGGCGAAGTGGTCATCGGCTCGACGGTGAAGATTGCCGCAGTGGATCAGTCGCGCGAAGGTCTGGCCAACGACAAGACCGTGTTCGAGGCCATCTCCGACGGCGCCGACATCCTGACTGTCGGCCGCTTCGAAATGCCGAGCCGCGCCTACATCGGCCGCTTCAACTTCAAGGGTGGCGACCAGCAGAAGATCGTCGGCAACCTGTCGGGTGGTGAGCGTGGTCGCCTGCATCTTGCCAAGACCCTGATCGCCGGTGGCAACGTGCTGCTGCTCGACGAACCGTCCAACGACCTCGACGTCGAGACCCTGCGCGCGCTCGAAGATGCGCTGCTCGAATTCGCCGGCTGCGCGATGATCATCTCGCACGATCGCTGGTTCCTCGACCGTATCTGTACCCACATCCTGGCGGCCGAGGGCGATTCGCAATGGACCTTCTTCGCTGGCAACTACCAGGAATACGAAGAGGACAAGCGCAAGCGTCTGGGTGAAGAAGGCGCCAAGCCCAAGCGCATCCGCTACAAGCCAATCTCGCGTTAA
- the rquA gene encoding rhodoquinone biosynthesis methyltransferase RquA, whose product MSPPPTESAASADVLPDYLRETYTWAYLSHRTLPWLDRSLVVSAILWGNAGRLMRAAVAEFSPGQRVLQAACVYGVFSPMLAARVGENGALDVVDVAPIQIANVRRKLAAHTHARARLADLSEPLGSKTYDGVCCFFLLHEVPEDQRRKIVDNLLAAVEPGGKAVFVDYHRCARWNPLAPVMNLVFRTLEPYAPSLLDTPIESMSGRAGEFDWTHRTLFGGLYQHVVAIRRKA is encoded by the coding sequence ATGAGCCCACCCCCCACCGAATCGGCCGCAAGCGCCGACGTCCTGCCCGACTACCTGCGGGAAACCTATACCTGGGCCTACCTAAGCCACCGTACCCTGCCCTGGCTGGACCGCAGCCTGGTGGTCTCCGCGATTCTGTGGGGCAATGCCGGGCGCCTGATGCGTGCTGCGGTGGCGGAGTTTTCGCCCGGGCAGCGGGTGTTGCAGGCCGCCTGCGTATATGGCGTTTTCTCACCGATGCTAGCGGCACGCGTCGGCGAAAACGGCGCGCTCGATGTCGTCGACGTGGCGCCGATCCAGATCGCCAATGTGCGCAGAAAGCTGGCCGCGCATACCCATGCCCGTGCCCGCCTGGCCGATCTGAGCGAGCCGTTGGGCAGCAAGACGTATGACGGGGTGTGCTGTTTCTTTCTGCTGCACGAAGTCCCTGAAGACCAGCGCCGGAAGATCGTCGACAATCTGCTCGCCGCAGTCGAACCCGGCGGAAAGGCGGTGTTTGTCGATTATCATCGCTGCGCGCGCTGGAACCCGCTTGCTCCGGTGATGAACCTGGTGTTCCGGACGCTGGAGCCTTACGCCCCTTCCTTGCTCGACACTCCGATTGAATCGATGTCGGGCCGCGCTGGCGAGTTCGACTGGACGCATCGCACCCTGTTCGGCGGGCTGTACCAGCATGTTGTTGCGATTCGCCGCAAGGCCTGA